The Thermovirga sp. genomic interval TGGCGGAGATCTACGAAAAGGGCATAAGCACGGGGAGTTTTTCAAAGGTCTTTTCCCTGGCCGGCCTGAGAAGCGGGTGGATGACGGGTCCCGCGGAGTTCATCGAGGAGGCCTTCTCCCGGAGGGACTACACCACCATAAGTTGCGGCCCCCTCGTGGACGCCCTATCGGTGGCAGCCCTGGAAAACCGCGGGAAGATCATGGAGAGGAACCTGGGCATCATCCGGGAGAGCCTCGCCATGCTGGAGGCGTGGATCGACTCGAACCCCCGTTTCCACTGGGTCAAACCCCGGGCGGGGACGACGGCCTTTCCCGGTTACGACTATGACATTCCCTCCGACGAGTTCTGCCTTGAACTGCTTGCGGCCACGGGGACCTTCCTCCTCCCCGGGAGCTGCTTCGGCATCGACAAGAGGCTTCGGGTGGGCTACGCCTACGGGACGGAAACGCTCAAGCGGGGACTGGACTCGATATCGAAGTGGCTTGAAAGCCGTTTTTCCTGAGAGGCGCACGCTCCGACGGATATATTCGAATCATCCTGTAATTTTATCATACAAGCATCCATACCCCCAATCCGTATTATATGGTAAACTTGGAGCCTGGGTCAGCGGCGATCATCGACCGCCCGGGGAGTGGCCATGGACTTTCAAAAGGTACGGCTGGTGCGTTCCGCTGTAACGAACCCCTGGGACAACCTCGCCAGGGAAGAACAACTGGTGAACCTCTGCGGAGAGGACGAGGCGATCCTGTACCTGTGGCAGAACGCCCACACCGTGGTGGTGGGGCGAAACCAGAACCCCTGGGCCGAATGCCGCCTGGACCTCCTCGAGTCGGAGGGCGGAAAACTCGCCCGCCGTTCCACCGGCGGGGGCGCAGTCTACCATGACCTCGGTAACCTCAACTACTCCTTCATCCTTCCCAGGAAGCGCTACAACATGGAACGGCAGCTCGCCGTCATCCTCGGCGCCCTTCGCAGGCTCGGCCTCGACGCCG includes:
- a CDS encoding lipoate--protein ligase yields the protein MDFQKVRLVRSAVTNPWDNLAREEQLVNLCGEDEAILYLWQNAHTVVVGRNQNPWAECRLDLLESEGGKLARRSTGGGAVYHDLGNLNYSFILPRKRYNMERQLAVILGALRRLGLDAEFSGRNDLVIAGRKFSGNAYQLTRDKGLHHGTLLFSADMAKLSRYLNVDPEKLKTKGVASVASRVMNLRDASPGLSL